A single Tenacibaculum sp. Bg11-29 DNA region contains:
- the pxpA gene encoding 5-oxoprolinase subunit PxpA, with the protein MKIDINCDVGEGVANEYLLMPYISSCNIACGGHFGDVKTIDETIGLAIKNNVLIGAHPSFPDKENFGRKTMCISDLELQNSIEDQLDLFVSRMSLVNKKLHHVKPHGALYNLIAVNVTFAELFIKSIQKHIKDAFLYVPYNSIIEKIAINNNIKIKYEAFADRNYNEDLTLVCRSKENAIIINSEEVFQHIFLMIKSGEVKTISGYKKAIKADTICVHGDTKNAIEIVKKISERLKEDGVKFGF; encoded by the coding sequence ATGAAGATTGATATTAATTGTGATGTTGGAGAGGGAGTTGCAAATGAATACTTATTAATGCCGTATATTTCTTCTTGTAATATTGCTTGTGGAGGTCATTTTGGAGATGTAAAAACTATTGATGAGACTATAGGTTTGGCTATAAAAAATAATGTTTTAATAGGTGCACACCCATCGTTTCCAGATAAAGAAAATTTTGGAAGAAAAACGATGTGTATTTCAGATTTAGAATTACAAAATAGCATAGAAGACCAATTAGACTTATTTGTAAGTAGGATGTCTTTGGTTAATAAAAAATTACATCACGTAAAGCCACATGGAGCTTTGTATAATTTAATAGCTGTAAATGTCACCTTTGCAGAGTTGTTTATAAAATCGATACAAAAACATATTAAAGATGCTTTTTTGTATGTTCCGTACAATTCAATTATAGAAAAAATAGCTATTAATAATAATATTAAAATTAAATACGAAGCTTTTGCAGATAGAAACTATAATGAAGATTTAACATTAGTTTGTAGAAGTAAAGAGAATGCTATAATAATAAATTCAGAAGAAGTTTTTCAGCATATTTTTTTAATGATTAAGAGTGGAGAGGTAAAAACAATTTCTGGCTATAAAAAAGCAATTAAAGCTGACACTATTTGTGTTCATGGAGATACTAAAAATGCAATTGAAATTGTGAAAAAAATATCAGAAAGACTAAAAGAAGATGGTGTTAAATTTGGGTTTTAA
- the pxpB gene encoding 5-oxoprolinase subunit PxpB, which translates to MVLNLGFKHTYKAFGNKTILIEWSSIIDEVILEEILLFKEKIKKEKRNSIIDFIVGYNSLTLIYEKEVLNYFDEVSNLELIYKKDLKLLVKGKFLWEIPVCYDLEFGIDLEEVSSKSKISIEQIINLHSEKTYSVFFIGFLPGFLYLGGLDSKLFFDRRPTPRLNVEKGSVAIGGSQTGVYPSKSAGGWNIIGKTPLIFFDVKKDKPCFANAGDKIKFKPISLEEFYELARNNNFTPFKLLLND; encoded by the coding sequence ATGGTGTTAAATTTGGGTTTTAAACATACATATAAAGCTTTTGGAAATAAGACTATTCTTATTGAATGGAGCTCAATTATTGATGAAGTAATTTTAGAAGAAATACTTCTTTTCAAAGAGAAAATTAAAAAAGAAAAAAGGAACTCAATTATAGACTTTATAGTTGGATATAATTCTTTGACATTAATATATGAAAAAGAAGTTTTAAATTATTTTGATGAAGTTTCTAATTTAGAATTAATTTATAAGAAGGATTTGAAGCTTTTAGTAAAAGGTAAATTTCTTTGGGAGATTCCGGTTTGTTATGATTTAGAATTTGGAATTGATTTAGAAGAAGTTTCAAGTAAATCTAAAATATCAATTGAACAAATAATAAATCTTCATTCAGAAAAAACATATTCAGTTTTCTTTATTGGTTTTTTACCAGGGTTCTTGTATCTAGGAGGTTTAGATTCAAAGTTGTTTTTTGATAGGAGGCCTACTCCAAGATTAAACGTTGAAAAAGGATCTGTTGCTATTGGAGGTAGTCAAACAGGTGTTTATCCATCTAAATCAGCAGGAGGATGGAATATTATAGGAAAAACTCCTTTGATTTTTTTTGATGTAAAAAAAGACAAGCCATGTTTTGCGAATGCCGGAGATAAAATAAAATTTAAACCAATTTCTTTAGAAGAATTTTACGAGTTAGCTAGAAATAATAATTTCACACCATT